DNA from Prunus persica cultivar Lovell chromosome G6, Prunus_persica_NCBIv2, whole genome shotgun sequence:
ATCAACCACCACCAAGATTAGTTTAACaacaaacctctctctctctctctgtctctctatctctcttccTAAACAATATTATACTGAGCTAGTCGTGTAATTTAGGGTGGTTGCGATGGGCGGTTGAGGTGGGGAAGGGAGAGGGGAATATGggaattgtatttttgtttttctattgttattttatttgtttaattaatttctggaaaaaaaaatggatataTAGAAGTAGGCTCCACATATTGCCACATGCCCATCTCACATTAGGGGAAAATAGCCATTTGGGATGAAAATACCATATTACCCTTGCCAtgtcatcattttttttattgagtttggAACAGAGTTGATGGCAGGGGCAAAGTGAAACATGAAACCACGCTCAAAGGGGCAATATGGGTTACTTTCAATTTCAGGGGAAAGTGAGATTTAACCAAAATTTCAAGGGGCATTTTAACCAATAAGGCTTTATCTTATACAGTGTCCAACTAGCCTTAGGCCAATCTTGTCTTTCTACATTTCAATCCTCGCCTGAGGCTGCCTCATATTGCCAATTCTCCATCACCGAGCTCATCGGCTCCATTAGTGTCTCTTACATCATTCTTCCTCGATGCCAACTTCAGGTGTGAGGATGCGTTTAAAGTGGAGCATGCACTATTTGCTTGGATTATAGACATTTGGTTCACCTAGTTACTCTTGACTCCTCCTTTAGTGGTTGTGGACTTGCGATGGCGGTGGGGTTGTTGTGTTATGGTTAGTGTGGCCGAACTATTTCAAATCTAgagttttatgtttttgtgttattttagaCTAGAGCTTTGTATTTGTTCTTCACCATTTTAAAGTTATATTTTGTACATCTCTATTGAGCCTGTGTATTGTGCCTCTGTCTATATTATTGGGCTCCAAACTCAtaagtttaaatttttgcaCATTCAGTGAAGTGAGTTACAttgacaacaacaacaaaaatgctttaaaaatatgaacTATGAAAGGACCCGaaccaaattccactttggaatccgtgTCGAACCCTGTGCATGTCCAACACCTAGCAGGTGTCGGGCACGAATGACCAAAATACACTTTTTGCcctaaaacaaatattgctttAGGGTTTGACCTCtactcaaaacccaataaTCTCCACAGCAAACTCAATTACTCCCAAGCGTTCAACAAATTCAACTTACAAAACtgaacataacaaacaaattataaacttgcggctgcacctaggtTAGCCTAGATTGCCTATGTACCCTTActaagggatcaagccacgcGTAGTTCTTTCTACTAAAACAATCACAATTtagataatataatatttttcaagAAACCAACAATAAAATCTAGAATCATTCTTTACTTTAATTTCAACAAGCTATATAATTGAATATCACGCCAGAAAATTATGTACCTAACTATTCAATTAGTTTATAATTGTACATCCAAACACTTAAATGACCAAATCTTTTATTAGAAAGCCATACCTACAATCATCTGCATAGTACATATATCCTGTAATCACCCACCAAGGGGTATACGGAAATACCATAAAATTCAAAGGCAACAGGGGAAGGGGAAACTAGCTAACCACCTAAGTAGATAAGTCTGGTAGGTGACTAGGGATCCTAGCCAACCTTGTGCAGATAATATGAGCAGGGTGGTGAACAGTATCCTGTTAACTGTACCACACATTGGTACTGCACTGCTCTCCACATAAATGTACCTCAAACATAATCCATCAATTCCAATAATATACCATCAATTCCCCTCACAGGACTTAAGGAGTATACTCAACCTGAGAACGCAAATAATCCATCAATTCCCCTCGCACCACATATGTGGCCACGTGTGTGATAAATCCTCGCAGCACTTGAGGGACACAAGATCGACCTGAGACACAATCCTGGCAAAactcaggggacatatggttCGCCTAAGACGCATTCCTCGCAGAACTCAAGGAGATATATGCTGTGTTACTCGCAATTGTACGGGCCAATTAGTAGTATAGCAAGACAAGTACGAGGTCGTACCCACGAGGACTGAGAAGTTCATATTAATTATGTACTTAGATTACCCAATTCTAGAAACAAGAAGTTAAGTctaaaacatattttaaagTGAGATTGAGTTTGGAAACAATTGAAGCAAGATGAAATTGGAATATAAAGTGAGAGTGCTTGTGATTGTGAaaacaaatgaacaaaatgaaattgcaaacgAAAGCAAGTAAACAAGTGTAACAAAGAGTGGTCTTGATGGTTGGAAAACAGATTTGGAGACTAGGGCATTTGATTCACCATAACAATCCAATTCTAGGTTATAATGATTCAAAGTGATAAGTCCAATTCATATTCAAAGATTTATTCTAGCTAAAGTATGATTAAGCCATGGTGTCTGGTCCTAACCTTGTATTCTTAATTCCCTAATTAGATCCTTGTTGTCGAACCTAAATTAAGCATTAGAAATCCATTAAGCATAGAAGAATGTATTAAACAACTAAGCATGTATCTAATCCCTGTTGTCGAATGTCCATACATACTCTTCCTATTCATAGTTCAATTGAAATTAAGGCATATGGTGTCTACTCTTAATTCCAACCAGGATACACAAATCTGAATGATAGCTAGGCATTCCGATTAGCATATAGGTAGGTAGGCATAATGAATAAGAACATGAATCatgaatcaaacttgaaacttaaaatttataaacccAGAATATTCATGTTAGGTTAAATCGAAGGCCTAGTTATGCATTTAGCTACTCATAGTGGGAAAGAAATTTAAACagaaatgagaaaacataatgaatgcaatcatagtaaaaaaaaaaaatttctgaagTTCTTATGGTGTCTAATGCTTCTTCAAGAGATTCTCCACGTCTAATGCTTTTCCAAGAGTTTCCCCACGTCTAGAAGGACGTATGAAAGTTAATGAGGTGATTTGGGATGAGTTTGGGTGAGTGGTGATGgctaagaaaaagaaatttatagGGAAATGTAAAAGAGACTTGCTAGGACTATTTTGGTGATTTGGGGCTGTCTAGAGCTTTGGGTTGATGGCTGGAGTGTTTGAGGTTATGGGAGTGTTTGAGGGTGGTTTCTGAATGTGTTCAGGAAATGATGGGAGTATGAAGGGTGGAGTAAAGGATGGATAAATTGTGGGAGTGTGAATCCCAGGATGTGTGTCTAAATGTGTTTGAAAAATGATGGGAGTGTTGGATGATGGATGAAGCGGTTTGTGGGAGTGTGAATCCCAGGATGTGGTTTATTTTGGTGTGGAATGGAAGTGGTATTTATTGGGAGAAGAAAGTGAGAAATCTGAATTGAGTATGACTTTCACCTACAACACCCACTTCACCAACTTCACCTAACATACCAATGCAATTGAAAAtcagtttcttttcttatttggcTGTTGCACTTCACCAACAAATCCCACCAGAAACCATAGCTCATGCATAGCTCTTCATGACCAAGCAACAATCAGCTCATCCTTAGGTCAGCATGACTACCAACTTCGTGGGCTCATGAATTGGGTTCCCTTAAGCAACTGATGACTTTGAGCTGTCCATCTTGAAGTTCAGAATGTCATCTTTCCAACCACATGTCATTTGGGCCAATCCAAAGTCGGAGGAATGAGTTAAGGCCTAAACAAATTTCTAACTCAGTTTGCACGTTTTTGCACCATTTTGCACCTTTTCCTATCCAAAGTCATCATTGCTACCTTAAGCTCAATTAACTGAATCACAAAcacaaaagagattaaaagcacaagtttaactcaaaaacataaccaaatcatAAGTTAGAAGGgtacaaaatgatatacaaTTATGAACTGATCAATATACTCAACTTGAGAACGCAAATAATCTGTCAATTCCCCTCGCATAACTCAAGGAGATATACTCAACCTGAGAATGCAAATTCTCACACCACATGGTTCGGTCGTCCCCGATACTCGTGGGGCAATGTCATACTAGCCTAGACAAATCCGAAGGTAACTAAGGTGTTCGAAGACAATCCGAATGACCACTATCTAAGTCAATTAGGACCACAGCCCCACAATCTCCGATTTCCGATTCGAAATGTCCTATAGGTCAACCATAGTTTACTAAACAAGTCCCGAAAGTTTGATCTCGATCGAGTGGTCGAATCTAAGCCAATAACAAGATCAAATGGCGATCGTTTCACCTAAACTTAGAATCATTGactcggagtatccgggactccgattctcgaTCAACAAGTTCCTACACAATTCTAGAGGTACAaagaacaacatatttgaaattgggAACGATCGAAAGGTCCGAACCAATCGAACCCGGATATCGCATAATAGGTGCAATATCTATTTGACtgtcaaacgataaccaaGTCCAAATTTGAGTATACTGTCGTGCTCAGGACGACAAGGGAAACAATTTAGAACTCAATGGGCCGCCACACAGTGGCCCACGGGCCGTCACTCCCAGCCGACAAATGTGGGTGTCTTGAGAGATTTTTCGACGATGAAAAATCTCCAAAACACCAGCCAATACCTATACCAACGCGTTCAGGCTAACAAGAGGAGCAACTTTTGGTCTTAGACCAAGGCCAAAAAGTGGCCAGAAATGGGTGAAAAACAGCCAAAATCATCGGCCCAATATGGGTATTTAAATCAATCtccaaaattccaaaattaaCCCTACATAAACATGTAGAGCGTGATAAGGGGATGAATTTTCATGCCTCACTCGAAGGATTTGGCCATCGGAATCGCCCGAAAACACCCAAAAATCGCTGGAAAAAAGATAAAGCCACCAGTGCTATTTTTCGTTAAAAATCACAGAAATCCTTAATGGTTGACGTTTATTAACCACTGGGCTAGGTAGATGAGGaatagataaatatttttcgtGAAAGTGGCATGGCCAACCGGTGTACGACGGCATTGATTGGTGGTCAAGAAGTCAAATAGTCATTGTTGCTACAGTGATTGTCGCaagagaagaaaggaagaagaaatgcCCCCAGGAagggagggagagggagaaagaaggagaaaaataaaagaaaaattaggttttagacataattaactttattaattagtttgtaagatattggatattttggttttagttttaataccTAGGAAAAAACTACTATTTTGGATTAGCCCAAAGAGAGGCCCAGATTTGTTGGGCcagttaaaaaataacaactgATAAGACAATTCTACCCTTCTTCTTAAAAAGCCTGGCTCATTTGTAAACCTACAAAGTAAATGACGCTTTTGCCCCTGAATGTTTAAACAAGGCGCGAGCCtgttcttctctgtttcgttTTCGTCCTCGTTTGTTTGGCAGGCAGATTTCGTTCGTTTTCGTTTTCGTTTTCGTTCTCGCCGTTGGAGCTCAATTTTCTGgttggttttccttttatttcttcctttttcgttcgattatcatgccgaatctgtcatttttttgtttgattatcATGCCGAATCTTTTTCGTTTGATTATCATGCCGCATCATGTTCCAAAATTCAGtgcagtttgtttgtttccttctaATTGGATAATCTTTCGTTCGATTATCATGCCGAATCTGTCACTTTTGGGTTTTTCGAGCTCAGTTTTGTAGCTCAATTTTGTGGCGCGATCTTGTGGCTCAGTTTTGTGGCtcgatttttttttgcctCCTCTGTTATAAACTGCATCTGTTTGTTGGAGTGttggcagaaactgcattgcagtttctggtttcatAAAGGCAATGTTACAATTGCTCAtggagttaaatgtgttttgatattagttttagtacttttaacgtggtttccttttggtttctattcGATTTGTTTTGCCTCCTCTGTTATAAACTGCATCTGTTTGTTGGAGTGttggcagaaactgcattgcagtttctggtttcataaaggcaatgttacaactgctcatggagttaaatgtgtttttatctaagttttagtactttgaacatggttttcttttggtttctattcAAATTTAAGGGTATGTTATCACATAAAGTGCAATGTTGTTTCTgttatttcagtttttgactataaactgcagtgcagtttcttgtttcataattcgatttcatactaatatttggatttctattggaatgttacaactgctcatgtacattatttagtgattctaattgttttctgtttttgtttgttgttttgtttgcattttcaaggctAATGGAGGTGTGTGTCATTGCCAAGTGCACATATAAGTCGGAAACCATCATGTTTTCAGCTTCATCAGAGTCATCcatggttgatattttgaagactttgtgtctgaggtttaggggtttgcaGTTGGGTTGTTTCACATTACGGTATTCGGTGCCCAGTTATCCGAGTTGTTTTCTAGAAACGGATAGCGATTTGGACTTGATGAggacatttttgttgatatcaAATGAGAAGACTGTTGATATTTTAGTGAAGGATTTATGCGGGAGCAGTGAATATAGTGGTgatttttgtgtaaataaGGAGTTGATAGCATGTGAAAAGGGCGAGTCATCGTGTTCTAGTACTGTCGAAGACAGAAACGAGTTTTTGGGCAGGTCGAAGAGAGCAAGTGCTAAGCCTTTGTTGTCGAATGAGTGGGAGACATACATACATCATGTGGGGCAGAAGTTTGACGGTGGTGCAGAGCAGTTCCGGTTGAAATTGTGCAAGTACGCTCTTGAAGtaggatttaattttttatatgccGGCAATGACAAGAAGCGGGTGGTTGCTGTTTGTTCGAATAAGAAATTAGAGGGTTGCAGCTAGCGTGTTTATGCTTCTTATTGTGAAGCTactggcagttttgtaattcggACGTTAAATAATGTTCATACATGTGCGGGTCGGATACGGGAATCAAAGAGTAAGATGATGAGGTCTCGTGTGGTGCCCTCCCTCATTGTGGACAGAATTCGTGCAAAACCAGAGCTGAAGCCAGTTGAGATTATACACGAGTTCAAAGATTATTATGGTATAGACATTTCATACTACCACGCATGGTTTGGCAAAGAGTTAGCTAAATTGGACGTTCACGGTGATGAGTCGAAGTCCTTCAACGAGTTAGTGTGGTATGTGGACGCCGTAAAGGAAACTAACACTGGTTCTCTCTGCACTCTTGATTGCGAAGCTGGAATTAATCGCTTTcgacggttttttgtgtcttttggGGGTTGCATTGCTGGATTTCAATATTGCATACCCTTGTTGTTCATTGATGCTACGTTTTTGAAGAGCAAGTACAAGGGGCAGCTTCTCTGTGCTTCGGGAAAGAATGGAAATCAAGGTATGGTTACTGTAATGTATTGcagattttcatttgttgcaatttttagcaaaaactgcattgcagtttcttgtttcataattcgattttattaatattttttgcaTGTCTGTGGGAATGTTGTAACTGCTCATGaacttaaatgtgttttaaacttagttttagtacttggATCATGGATTTGGCTTTTGGTTTCCTTTCAAATTTGAGcagatttgttttcataaactgcactgcagtttcccttttttgcttatacttgtgcttttggttttgttttgcagggttTTATCCTCTAGCTTTTGGAGTTGTTGATTCTGAGACAGAGGAGAATTGGACTtggtttcttcaacatttggcTTCTATATTGCTACCGATGGGGAGAGTGGTGACCTTTTTCTCGGACCGCAATCAAGGTTTGTTAAATGCAATGGGGTTTGTGTTTCCCGGATGGCCTCATTCTTACTGTTATTATCACCTCAAACAGAATTTGATATCAAAGTACCCGAAGTCAGGTTATGGGAAACTGCTCCAAGACCgtgttatcaatttatttagtagATGCGCATATGCTGTTACGGAGGAAGAGTTTAAGGTAGCAATGGAGGAGTTGGTGATTGTTGGGAGTTCGAAAGTGAAGGCATTTATATCTGATTTGTCTAGAGATCACTATACCAACGCATTTTTCAAAGGAATGCGTTATGGGGAGATGGCAAACAGTTTAGCGGAGTCCTTTAATAATTAGGTTGGTGTGTTTCGAGATTTGTCGGTGCTACCTTTGATAGAAGGGATTCGACAGAAATTGATGGTATTGAATTCTCAACGACGAATTGAAGCGGAGAAGTGGAAAACAGTTTTGTGTCCGGAGATGGAGACTAGACTCTGTGAAAATGCGGAGGCCGGTAGGACTTGGGCAGTTCGTCGTTCTAATTGCACTGTTTTTGAAGTATTTGCTGATTATTCTGTGATGGTTGATCTCGAGCAAAGGACTTGTTCTTGCCGTCTTTGGCAAATTGACGGTTTTCCTTGCACACATGCGGTGGCTGCAATCCTAGCAAAGAGAGATTCAGTTTATGATTACATGGAGTGTTACTACAAAACCGACTTCTTTCGAAAAGCCTATGAGAGTCCTATTTTTCCTATTCCAGATATTGGGAAAGGATTGGGCAGCAATGGTTCTGCAGCTGGAGTTGTGCTTCTGCCAATTACAAAGAGGCCACCCGGAAGACCACCAACAAAGAGGATCAAAGTTTTGGGTGAATTTAAAA
Protein-coding regions in this window:
- the LOC109949632 gene encoding uncharacterized protein LOC109949632; this encodes METRLCENAEAGRTWAVRRSNCTVFEVFADYSVMVDLEQRTCSCRLWQIDGFPCTHAVAAILAKRDSVYDYMECYYKTDFFRKAYESPIFPIPDIGKGLGSNGSAAGVVLLPITKRPPGRPPTKRIKVLGEFKRSLKCSRCSVAGHNRKTCKAII
- the LOC109949631 gene encoding uncharacterized protein LOC109949631 produces the protein MMRSRVVPSLIVDRIRAKPELKPVEIIHEFKDYYGIDISYYHAWFGKELAKLDVHGDESKSFNELVWYVDAVKETNTGSLCTLDCEAGINRFRRFFVSFGGCIAGFQYCIPLLFIDATFLKSKYKGQLLCASGKNGNQGFYPLAFGVVDSETEENWTWFLQHLASILLPMGRVVTFFSDRNQGLLNAMGFVFPGWPHSYCYYHLKQNLISKYPKSGYGKLLQDRVINLFSRCAYAVTEEEFKVAMEELVIVGSSKVKAFISDLSRDHYTNAFFKGMRYGEMANSLAESFNN